From Mustela nigripes isolate SB6536 chromosome 13, MUSNIG.SB6536, whole genome shotgun sequence, one genomic window encodes:
- the TEDC1 gene encoding tubulin epsilon and delta complex protein 1 has translation MGRRRRRGGREHAVGALPEAIAALSQTLPAGPSPEIFRRAKFDRPEAAPALWQLLFRALSPPAAAGARASPALGAQVRLVKSALCSQGYPRRVLAQLPEDGSQGSRELLLALAWLLARGPLLEHLLARTRVWLGDEIPLCQYEAPANPGPPAPCQEADGPVDIRHLQWLMGKLRFRWRDLITSQQELCALLGKIHSYTRGCHSDRGLDHLSVAEIELLRDPEGGRQLLQRLESENTRLEAALEWRRRELVFWQWMDTVLGSCPLEASPATFLPRDPASGPGELELVARELQSLHGELQGAAEPRRAAWEAKAGGCGPEWSAAQRATQEAVGQDLAALQRAWEQGGAPAQPHRPCRLKRVARAAEGPGLRAAELTGALRTRESRLEAALGRLQTRCRQELARLAGAEPGLIWILPPGR, from the exons atggggcggcggcggcgccgtGGGGGCCGGGAGCACGCGGTCGGGGCCCTGCCCGAGGCCATCGCCGCTCTGAGTCAGACGCTGCCCGCCGGGCCCAGCCCCGAGATCTTCCGCCGCGCCAAGTTCGACCGTCCGGAGGCG GCCCCGGCGCTCTGGCAGCTGCTCTTCCGCGCGCTCTCGCCGCCGGCGGCCGCCGGCGCCCGGGCTTCCCCTGCCCTCG GGGCCCAAGTCCGCCTGGTGAAGTCGGCGCTGTGCTCCCAGGGCTACCCCAGGCGGGTGCTGGCCCAGCTCCCCGAGGACGGCTCCCAGGGCAGCCGTGAGCTTCTGCTGGCGCTGGCCTGGCTGCTGGCCCGTGGGCCCCTGCTGGAACACCTGCTGGCCCGGACTCGCGTGTGGCTGGGTGATGAGATACCCCTGTGCCAG TATGAAGCCCCGGCCAATCCTGGCCCACCTGCACCCTGCCAAGAAGCAGACGGCCCTGTGGACATACGCCACTTGCAGTGGCTGATGGGAAAGCTGCGCTTCCGGTGGCGAGACCTGATCACCAGTCAGCAAGAGCTGTGTGCCCTTCTGGGCAAG ATCCACTCCTATACTCGCGGCTGCCACAGTGACCGCGGCCTTGACCACCTGTCTGTTGCTGAGATCGAGCTGCTCAGGGACCCAGAGGGTGGCCGGCAG CTGCTTCAGAGGCTGGAGAGTGAGAACACACGCCTGGAGGCCGCCCTGGAGTGGCGGCGTCGGGAGCTGGTCTTCTGGCAGTGGATG GATACGGTCCTGGGCAGCTGCCCCCTGGAAGCCTCACCGGCCACGTTTCTGCCCAGGGACCCCGCGTCGGGACCTGGCGAGTTGGAGCTGGTGGCCCGGGAGCTACAGAGCCTGCATGGGGAGTTGCAGGGGGCTGCGGAGCCCCGGCGGGCGGCCTGGGAGGCCAAG GCTGGAGGCTGCGGGCCAGAGTGGAGCGCTGCGCAGCGGGCCACACAGGAGGCTGTGGGACAGGACCTGGCCGCTCTGCAGCGGGCCTGGGAGCAAGGTGGGGCCCCGGCGCAGCCCCACAGGCCCTGCAGGCTGAAGAGGGTCGCCAGAGCCGCGGAGGGCCCAGGCCTGCGGGCTGCCGAGCTGACTGGGGCGCTGAGGACCCGGGAAAGCCGCCTGGAGGCTGCACTGGGCCGGCTGCAGACACGGTGTCGGCAGGAGCTGGCCAGGCTGGCGGGAGCTGAGCCCGGCCTCATCTGGATCCTGCCGCCGGGTCGCTGA